Proteins from a single region of Aureibacter tunicatorum:
- a CDS encoding D-alanyl-D-alanine carboxypeptidase, which produces MKIIKLLLIWSVILYHTPNAFSQTLSNFNIELDKKIALELNTQYHFIGIEIFDNTSKKTVYERNSEKLFTPASLQKYITLFNGIESLNDSIASIKIQEIGDTIIFSGLGDPTFLHPEFGNHPAFEYLKTTSKKLFFNHKNISQNHFGNGWAWDDYTYSTSKEICDFPIYANSIIINNKKSSIQKFKLDSLVMLGNKIVRSEQSNTFQATEQKNHHIQEVPFKWSPELACSLLYDTLKKPVHISKLDSFPLSDSTSKIIHSQPKNRVLSIMMKHSDNYIAEQVMLQCAILNSYNSYPKYINDLSKSISKKLITPMRMVDASGLSRYNLNSPANFIKIISLLEKEIGQKELMDILAQGGQEGTLEDYYPNSQPYIFAKTGTLSNNFNIAGYLVTKSGTTLTFCLMNNHFIDSTSNYKKKVEEVLIWIRNNYPSSTVETHTF; this is translated from the coding sequence TTGAAGATTATTAAACTACTTTTGATTTGGAGCGTGATATTATATCACACTCCAAATGCTTTCAGCCAAACACTATCAAATTTCAATATCGAACTCGATAAAAAAATCGCGCTAGAGCTAAACACCCAATATCATTTTATTGGTATTGAAATCTTTGATAATACTTCAAAAAAGACTGTTTACGAAAGAAACTCTGAAAAACTTTTCACACCTGCCTCCCTTCAAAAATACATAACATTATTTAACGGAATAGAATCGCTCAATGACTCAATAGCTAGTATTAAAATTCAAGAAATTGGCGATACAATAATCTTCTCTGGCCTCGGCGACCCTACATTCCTTCATCCAGAATTTGGAAACCATCCTGCCTTTGAATATTTGAAAACAACATCAAAAAAACTTTTTTTCAATCATAAAAATATCTCTCAAAACCATTTTGGAAATGGTTGGGCTTGGGATGACTACACATACTCCACCTCAAAAGAAATTTGTGATTTTCCAATTTACGCCAACTCAATAATCATCAATAATAAGAAAAGCTCAATACAAAAATTTAAATTAGATTCTCTTGTCATGCTAGGAAATAAGATCGTTCGAAGCGAACAATCAAACACTTTCCAAGCGACTGAACAAAAAAATCACCATATTCAAGAAGTCCCATTTAAATGGAGTCCTGAACTTGCATGCTCCCTGCTATATGATACGCTTAAAAAGCCTGTGCATATATCAAAACTTGACTCTTTCCCATTATCGGATTCAACAAGCAAGATTATTCACAGCCAACCAAAAAATAGAGTATTAAGCATTATGATGAAACATAGCGACAACTATATCGCTGAGCAAGTCATGCTTCAATGCGCTATTTTGAATTCCTATAATTCCTACCCCAAATACATCAATGATTTATCAAAAAGCATTTCTAAAAAACTTATCACACCAATGAGAATGGTTGATGCTTCAGGCTTATCCCGTTATAATTTGAATAGTCCAGCAAACTTCATAAAAATCATTTCTCTACTGGAAAAGGAAATAGGCCAAAAAGAGCTTATGGATATACTAGCTCAAGGAGGCCAAGAAGGAACTTTAGAAGATTATTATCCTAACTCCCAACCTTATATCTTTGCAAAAACAGGCACGCTAAGCAATAATTTCAATATCGCTGGATACCTTGTCACAAAAAGCGGAACAACCCTCACTTTTTGCTTAATGAACAATCATTTTATAGACTCGACTTCTAATTACAAAAAAAAGGTTGAAGAGGTTTTGATTTGGATTAGAAACAATTATCCTTCAAGCACAGTAGAGACGCACACATTTTGA
- a CDS encoding DUF4159 domain-containing protein: protein MRKITFLLSLFAFIINFESKSQIKIAKLQYNGGGDWYANKTALPNLISFCNENLLTDIAKEEANVEVGSPEIFNYPYVYMTGHGNVVFTDYEAENLRTYLTSGGFLHIDDNYGMDKFVRLEMKKVFPELDFVELPFDHSIYHQKYRFDNGLPKVHEHDGKRPQGFGIIYKGRLVCFYSYESDLGNGWEDQHIHNDPEEIRQQALKAGANIISYAFTHFE from the coding sequence ATGAGAAAAATCACGTTCCTTCTTAGTCTTTTTGCTTTTATAATTAATTTCGAAAGCAAGAGCCAAATAAAAATAGCAAAACTTCAATACAATGGAGGAGGCGATTGGTACGCCAATAAAACAGCTCTGCCTAACCTGATTTCTTTTTGTAACGAAAATTTACTAACTGACATTGCCAAAGAGGAAGCAAACGTGGAAGTGGGAAGTCCTGAAATTTTCAACTATCCTTATGTCTACATGACAGGACATGGAAATGTAGTATTTACTGATTACGAAGCCGAAAACTTAAGAACTTATCTAACATCAGGAGGCTTTCTGCACATAGACGACAATTATGGAATGGACAAATTTGTAAGACTGGAAATGAAGAAAGTTTTCCCTGAATTGGATTTTGTTGAACTGCCATTTGACCATTCGATTTATCATCAAAAATACCGCTTTGACAATGGCTTGCCCAAAGTGCATGAGCATGACGGAAAACGACCTCAAGGCTTTGGTATTATCTACAAAGGACGATTGGTGTGTTTCTACTCTTACGAATCAGATTTAGGCAATGGATGGGAAGATCAACATATTCACAACGATCCAGAGGAAATTAGACAACAAGCCTTGAAAGCTGGCGCGAATATAATAAGCTACGCATTTACCCACTTCGAATAA
- the folE gene encoding GTP cyclohydrolase I FolE, protein MNIEEIGNQHFYSSKTTPMRTDAFELSDEEKIEKIKKHFQAIMETLGLDLNDDSLSGTPERVAKMYVKEIFSGLNPENKPDVTLFENKFEYKEMLVEKNIIFHSNCEHHFVPIYGKAHVAYIPNEKVIGLSKINRTVQYFSKRPQVQERLTVQIAEELIQMLDTQDVAVVLDADHMCVASRGVNDTHSSTVTAHFSGAFKHESVKKEFLSYIK, encoded by the coding sequence ATGAATATAGAAGAAATAGGAAATCAACACTTCTACTCCTCAAAAACCACTCCGATGAGAACCGATGCTTTCGAGCTTTCTGACGAGGAGAAAATAGAAAAAATCAAAAAGCACTTTCAAGCGATCATGGAAACGCTAGGTCTGGACCTTAATGATGACAGTCTAAGCGGAACCCCTGAAAGAGTAGCTAAGATGTATGTCAAGGAAATATTCAGTGGCCTCAATCCAGAGAATAAACCAGATGTGACATTATTTGAAAATAAATTCGAATACAAAGAAATGCTAGTGGAAAAAAACATAATTTTCCATTCGAATTGCGAGCATCACTTTGTCCCAATTTATGGAAAAGCTCATGTGGCTTACATTCCAAATGAAAAAGTTATTGGGTTGTCGAAAATCAATAGAACAGTACAGTACTTCTCGAAAAGACCGCAAGTACAAGAAAGACTTACTGTTCAAATCGCTGAGGAACTAATACAAATGCTAGACACACAAGACGTAGCAGTTGTTTTGGACGCAGACCATATGTGTGTAGCATCCAGAGGTGTAAATGACACGCATAGCTCTACTGTTACCGCCCATTTTTCGGGAGCGTTCAAACATGAAAGTGTTAAAAAAGAATTTCTTTCTTATATAAAATAA
- a CDS encoding DUF4290 domain-containing protein yields MEDIHSNLQYNTERPKLILKEYGRNVQKLIEHVTSLGDDVKRNEYSKTLVELMKMINPKMKESPEYAQRLWDDLYIMSQFKMEVDSPYPMPAADAIHKKPEKIPYTYKKVKLRHYGKNIELMLQKALEVEDDEERFVFTVQIAKMMKSFYVNWNKDNVEDEVILENIDKLTNRKLKYDKEKILNENLLEIQMHRPKSSQNNNFKRKNNSGNYRQNNNQKRRRFNNN; encoded by the coding sequence ATGGAAGATATTCACAGCAATTTACAGTACAATACAGAAAGACCGAAGTTGATTCTAAAGGAATACGGTAGAAATGTTCAAAAGTTGATAGAGCATGTAACATCATTAGGAGATGATGTCAAGCGCAATGAATACTCCAAGACACTTGTCGAGTTGATGAAAATGATCAACCCGAAAATGAAAGAGTCGCCTGAGTATGCTCAAAGGCTTTGGGACGACCTTTATATCATGTCGCAATTCAAAATGGAGGTGGATAGCCCTTATCCTATGCCTGCTGCTGACGCGATACATAAAAAGCCGGAAAAAATTCCTTATACTTACAAGAAGGTGAAATTGAGGCATTATGGGAAAAATATTGAGCTTATGCTTCAGAAGGCCCTTGAGGTGGAAGATGATGAAGAGAGGTTTGTATTTACAGTGCAGATTGCAAAGATGATGAAAAGCTTCTATGTGAATTGGAATAAAGATAATGTGGAAGATGAAGTGATATTGGAAAATATTGATAAGTTGACCAATAGAAAGCTTAAATATGATAAAGAGAAAATCTTGAATGAAAATTTGCTGGAGATTCAAATGCATAGACCTAAGTCTTCTCAGAATAACAACTTCAAGAGAAAAAACAATTCTGGAAATTATAGACAGAATAATAATCAAAAAAGAAGACGATTCAATAACAACTGA
- a CDS encoding 6-pyruvoyl trahydropterin synthase family protein yields the protein MKATVYRREHFNAAHRLFNANWEDQKNQEVFGKCSNQYFHGHNYEIEVAVTGEIDPDTGFVISIDELKKYIKEEITEPFDHKNLNIEVEEFKKLIPTAENIAKVSYDRLRKRINSKYELYVMIFETPRNYVKYPG from the coding sequence ATGAAAGCTACGGTTTACAGGCGAGAGCATTTTAATGCCGCACATAGACTATTCAATGCCAATTGGGAAGACCAAAAAAACCAAGAAGTTTTTGGAAAGTGCAGCAATCAGTATTTTCATGGCCATAATTATGAGATCGAGGTAGCCGTAACTGGCGAAATCGACCCAGACACGGGCTTTGTAATAAGCATCGACGAATTAAAAAAGTACATAAAAGAAGAAATTACTGAACCTTTTGACCATAAAAACCTTAATATTGAAGTCGAAGAATTCAAAAAATTGATTCCAACGGCTGAAAATATAGCCAAAGTGTCGTACGACAGGTTGAGAAAACGCATAAACAGCAAATACGAACTTTACGTAATGATCTTTGAAACCCCAAGAAATTACGTAAAATACCCTGGTTAA
- a CDS encoding ATP-dependent helicase, producing the protein MSAEYLNGLNEPQLEGVVNTEGPTMIIAGAGSGKTKVLTSRIAYLINEQGVDPFNILALTFTNKAAKEMKDRIEAAIGTEARSLWMGTFHSIFAKILRFEAEKLGYTRDFTIYDTDDSKQLIKQIVKELGLDDKIYKPNVVLNRISGAKNRLISWQEYIQNPLFKADDEQAAKPKLGEIYKLYAQRCFKAGAMDFDDLLFNTNVLFKKHTDVLNKYQHRFKYVLVDEFQDTNISQYLITKKLSAVSQNLCVVGDDAQSIYAFRGANIDNILNLERDFPELKTIKLEQNYRSTKTIVNAANDVIKNNKSQIPKVVWTANTQGELIEVIRATSDTEEGKIVAQAIFEEKVRKQLHNQDFAVLYRTNSQSRAIEEALRRNNIKYKIVGGLSFYQRKEIKDLLAYFRVVINGNDEQSLRRIINQPKRSIGQTTVDKILVYSSENDLPLWEAVERHPLYLRGRASNAVGDFANMIKSFRIDAERNDAFEVAKRIAKDSGLLKHLYDDKSIEGLSRFENVQELINAVKEFIDNEENEDKSLTAFLQEVALLTGVDQDKDDDPDKVTLMTIHMAKGLEFKHVFLVGMEEELFPSQMMLNSREDLEEERRLFYVAITRAEQKLTLSYALSRYRFGRLIECEPSRFIKEIKPEYLALSNKKAKKTTTTTEPSTKFVNNLMNKGFKPSQATNKAKAVHNNPNFAPSDTSGLAEGQRVEHPKFGMGTVLNIDASGSSKKATIKFDQVGEKTLLLSFAKLQIHD; encoded by the coding sequence ATGTCTGCAGAATATTTGAATGGCTTGAATGAGCCACAGCTCGAAGGTGTTGTGAATACTGAGGGGCCAACTATGATCATCGCCGGAGCGGGTTCCGGTAAGACCAAAGTGTTGACTTCAAGAATAGCTTATTTAATCAATGAACAGGGGGTCGATCCTTTTAACATTCTGGCTTTGACCTTTACAAACAAGGCTGCTAAAGAAATGAAGGATAGGATTGAGGCAGCTATAGGTACTGAAGCGAGAAGTCTTTGGATGGGGACATTCCATTCAATTTTTGCGAAAATATTGAGGTTTGAAGCGGAAAAGCTGGGTTATACCCGCGATTTTACGATATATGACACCGATGACTCCAAGCAGCTGATTAAGCAAATTGTGAAAGAATTAGGTTTGGATGATAAGATTTACAAACCAAATGTTGTTCTTAACAGAATTTCGGGAGCGAAAAATAGGTTGATTTCTTGGCAAGAATATATACAGAATCCATTGTTTAAGGCTGATGATGAACAAGCAGCCAAGCCTAAGCTGGGGGAAATATATAAATTGTATGCTCAGCGATGCTTTAAAGCGGGAGCGATGGATTTTGACGATTTATTGTTCAATACTAATGTCTTGTTTAAAAAGCACACGGATGTCTTGAATAAATATCAGCATAGATTTAAGTATGTTTTAGTAGACGAGTTCCAAGATACCAATATATCCCAGTACCTTATTACGAAGAAGCTTTCCGCTGTCAGCCAGAATTTGTGCGTTGTGGGAGATGATGCTCAAAGTATTTACGCATTTCGCGGGGCCAATATTGACAATATTTTGAATTTGGAAAGGGATTTTCCCGAATTGAAAACCATAAAGCTTGAGCAAAATTATAGATCCACCAAGACGATTGTAAATGCTGCCAATGATGTGATTAAAAACAACAAATCGCAAATACCTAAAGTGGTTTGGACAGCTAATACTCAAGGCGAGTTGATCGAGGTGATAAGAGCGACTTCGGATACTGAAGAAGGAAAAATCGTCGCTCAGGCAATTTTTGAAGAAAAAGTTCGCAAGCAGCTGCACAATCAAGATTTTGCGGTGCTGTACAGAACCAATAGTCAATCCAGAGCTATAGAGGAAGCTTTGAGACGTAATAATATCAAGTATAAGATTGTCGGAGGACTTTCATTTTATCAAAGAAAAGAAATCAAGGACTTGTTGGCATATTTTAGAGTGGTAATCAATGGCAATGACGAGCAATCGTTGCGAAGGATTATCAATCAGCCAAAAAGGTCTATTGGGCAAACTACTGTCGATAAAATATTGGTTTATTCTTCCGAGAATGATTTGCCGCTGTGGGAAGCGGTTGAAAGGCATCCATTGTACTTGAGAGGAAGAGCTTCCAATGCGGTTGGTGACTTTGCGAATATGATTAAAAGCTTCAGAATAGATGCGGAAAGAAATGACGCGTTTGAAGTCGCTAAAAGAATAGCAAAAGACTCAGGCTTGTTGAAGCATCTCTATGATGACAAGTCGATTGAAGGCTTGAGTCGTTTCGAAAATGTTCAGGAATTAATCAATGCGGTTAAAGAATTCATAGATAATGAAGAGAATGAAGACAAATCATTGACGGCATTTCTTCAGGAGGTAGCATTGTTGACCGGAGTGGATCAGGATAAGGATGATGATCCGGATAAGGTAACTTTGATGACTATTCACATGGCGAAGGGACTTGAGTTCAAACACGTGTTTCTAGTGGGGATGGAAGAGGAGTTGTTTCCTTCGCAAATGATGCTGAACAGCAGAGAAGATTTGGAAGAGGAAAGACGATTGTTTTATGTTGCAATCACAAGAGCGGAACAGAAATTGACTTTATCATATGCGTTGAGCAGGTATAGGTTTGGAAGATTGATAGAATGCGAGCCAAGCAGGTTTATCAAGGAAATAAAGCCTGAATACCTTGCATTGAGCAATAAAAAAGCGAAAAAAACAACGACTACAACAGAGCCTTCCACGAAGTTTGTCAATAATTTGATGAACAAAGGTTTCAAACCTTCTCAGGCTACAAATAAAGCCAAAGCTGTTCATAACAACCCTAATTTTGCTCCAAGTGACACAAGCGGTTTAGCGGAAGGGCAAAGGGTTGAGCATCCTAAGTTTGGCATGGGAACTGTTCTTAATATCGATGCCAGCGGTTCATCTAAGAAAGCGACAATAAAATTTGACCAAGTAGGGGAGAAGACATTATTGCTAAGTTTTGCCAAACTTCAGATACATGATTAG
- a CDS encoding DUF3109 family protein, translating to MILLDNTVISDDVKEQFFVCNYEKCKGACCVEGDLGAPLEENELEILEKIYPHVKPYLSEEGQKAIDEQGLYIKDWEDDYSTPTIDNKECAFAYYDENKFLKCGIEQAYNDGKIDYKKPISCHLYPIRVTKYDEFDALNYDRWDICSDACILGDELKVPVYKFLKEPLIRKYGKQWYDKLEKEIDSIK from the coding sequence ATGATTCTTCTCGACAATACTGTAATATCCGACGATGTAAAAGAGCAATTCTTTGTTTGCAATTATGAAAAATGCAAAGGGGCATGTTGCGTTGAAGGAGACCTTGGAGCTCCTTTGGAAGAAAATGAATTGGAAATTTTAGAAAAAATATATCCGCATGTAAAACCTTATCTTTCCGAAGAAGGGCAAAAAGCCATCGATGAACAAGGACTATACATTAAAGATTGGGAAGATGACTATTCCACTCCTACTATCGACAACAAAGAATGCGCTTTCGCATATTATGATGAAAATAAATTTCTTAAATGCGGAATAGAGCAAGCTTACAATGACGGAAAAATCGACTATAAAAAACCAATTTCTTGCCACCTTTATCCAATTCGGGTAACAAAATATGATGAATTTGATGCTCTCAATTATGATCGGTGGGATATTTGCTCTGATGCTTGTATACTAGGTGATGAACTTAAAGTTCCAGTATATAAATTTCTAAAAGAACCATTGATAAGAAAGTATGGGAAACAATGGTATGATAAACTGGAAAAAGAAATAGACAGCATAAAATAA
- a CDS encoding competence/damage-inducible protein A: protein MNELKAEIIAIGDELLLGQTLDSNSHWISEKLTEIGIFPCRRTTVGDLREDILDAFSQAKSRSNLVLITGGLGPTNDDLTKPLLAEFFDSDILLNESALEDVENYFHSRGREVSEVNRKQAELPDKCQKVTNAYGTAPGMWFEENNTVFVSMPGVPREMKGIMTDQVLPKVKEVFDLPAIGIKMVKTVAIGESVLAEMLSEFEEQLPNHVKLAYLPEAGEVKLRLTGRGKDKVLIDKELSLLEESLIKIVGSYVYGKGNETLASSVGKALKNASSTIATAESCTGGYLAHQITSVAGSSSYFMGSIISYNNEIKKNVLRVDNDTLLKHGAVSEQVVIQMAENARKMMNTTFALSTSGIAGPDGGTEEKPVGTVWIACASELKTVTKCLHLGSKDRTLNIHLSAIYALDMLRKEILEN, encoded by the coding sequence ATGAATGAATTAAAGGCGGAAATAATTGCCATTGGAGATGAGTTGCTATTAGGGCAAACTCTAGATTCAAATTCTCATTGGATATCCGAAAAATTGACTGAGATCGGAATTTTTCCATGCAGAAGAACTACGGTGGGTGATTTGAGAGAAGACATTTTGGACGCCTTTTCCCAAGCCAAGTCAAGATCGAATTTGGTTTTGATAACTGGAGGTTTGGGGCCGACAAATGATGATCTGACCAAGCCTTTATTGGCGGAGTTTTTTGATTCGGATATTTTACTGAATGAATCTGCTTTGGAGGATGTGGAAAATTATTTTCATTCGAGAGGAAGGGAAGTTTCCGAGGTGAATCGAAAGCAGGCTGAATTGCCTGATAAATGCCAGAAAGTGACTAATGCTTATGGCACGGCTCCGGGCATGTGGTTTGAGGAGAATAATACTGTTTTTGTCTCTATGCCGGGAGTGCCTAGAGAAATGAAAGGTATAATGACGGATCAGGTTCTTCCAAAAGTAAAAGAAGTTTTCGACTTGCCCGCAATCGGAATTAAAATGGTGAAAACAGTTGCTATTGGAGAGTCTGTATTGGCAGAAATGCTTTCCGAGTTTGAAGAGCAACTGCCAAATCATGTCAAGCTTGCTTATTTGCCGGAAGCGGGAGAGGTGAAGCTTAGGTTGACTGGAAGAGGGAAAGATAAGGTGCTTATTGACAAAGAACTATCCTTATTGGAAGAGAGTTTAATCAAAATAGTAGGCTCGTATGTCTATGGAAAAGGCAATGAAACTCTTGCTTCAAGTGTAGGAAAAGCGCTTAAGAATGCATCATCAACAATTGCCACAGCTGAAAGTTGTACAGGAGGTTATCTTGCGCATCAAATTACTTCAGTAGCTGGAAGTTCTTCATATTTTATGGGCTCGATTATTTCATATAATAATGAAATAAAAAAGAATGTGTTGAGAGTTGATAATGATACATTATTGAAGCATGGAGCGGTAAGCGAGCAAGTAGTGATTCAGATGGCTGAAAATGCGAGAAAAATGATGAACACAACGTTTGCTTTGTCAACAAGTGGAATCGCTGGCCCTGACGGCGGAACAGAGGAGAAGCCTGTGGGAACAGTTTGGATTGCTTGCGCAAGTGAACTCAAGACAGTGACAAAGTGCTTGCATTTAGGTTCTAAGGATAGAACTTTGAATATCCATTTGTCAGCTATTTATGCATTGGATATGCTTCGCAAGGAGATTTTAGAGAATTAG
- a CDS encoding 1-acyl-sn-glycerol-3-phosphate acyltransferase — protein sequence METFTLFLVNEKVKERDYLRFKKRMIDENQFEAIRPYRDEEVKPVIEKLLSGPYLSKALDFFFCEATESEVREVAKDIDSVQKFQDRFISYILAGVIKNTIDQLTATGGDNINHDLKHLYIGNHRDIVLDSALLNFYLNEKGWETSEIAIGNNLLVLPEIEAIVKLNKSFIVKRDGGTKEMYHNSQVLSHYIRKKIGNNESSIWLAQREGRAKDSNDITHSGLLKMLQMSGDSNIHESFKSLNIIPYSISYEYDPCAGMKAREFFVRSIEETYEKKPGEDLKSMQDGIRGYKGRINLSFGKPLNQICEPLSEIKNKNKYISAIGELIDQQLHQIYHLWPSNYIAFDLMHGASEFTEYYSESDVNAFIKHRDQQLEPFGEIKEKLYPFFYAIYANPVKNFKAVL from the coding sequence GTGGAAACTTTCACGCTATTTTTAGTAAATGAGAAAGTAAAAGAGAGAGATTATTTAAGATTTAAAAAGCGGATGATAGATGAAAATCAATTTGAGGCGATAAGGCCTTATAGGGATGAAGAGGTGAAGCCTGTGATCGAAAAGTTGTTGAGTGGACCTTATTTATCCAAGGCTTTGGATTTTTTTTTCTGCGAAGCTACAGAAAGCGAAGTTAGGGAAGTTGCCAAGGACATAGATAGCGTACAGAAATTCCAAGATCGTTTCATAAGCTATATTTTAGCCGGAGTGATCAAAAATACTATAGATCAGTTGACTGCTACTGGCGGGGACAATATCAATCATGACTTGAAGCATTTGTATATTGGAAACCACAGGGATATAGTTTTGGATTCTGCTTTGTTGAATTTTTACCTTAATGAAAAGGGGTGGGAGACAAGCGAGATTGCAATAGGTAATAATTTGTTGGTGTTGCCTGAAATTGAGGCTATTGTTAAGCTGAACAAGAGTTTTATAGTGAAAAGAGATGGTGGTACTAAGGAAATGTATCATAATTCTCAAGTCTTGTCGCACTATATTCGAAAGAAAATAGGAAATAATGAGAGTTCCATTTGGTTGGCTCAAAGAGAAGGAAGAGCTAAGGATAGCAATGATATTACTCATTCTGGTCTTCTCAAAATGCTCCAGATGAGCGGTGATTCGAATATTCATGAGTCTTTCAAAAGCCTTAATATTATTCCTTATTCTATTTCTTATGAATACGATCCGTGCGCAGGTATGAAAGCAAGGGAATTTTTCGTAAGGTCGATAGAGGAAACATACGAGAAGAAACCTGGAGAAGATTTGAAAAGCATGCAAGATGGAATTCGAGGGTATAAGGGTAGAATTAATTTATCATTTGGAAAGCCCTTGAATCAAATTTGCGAGCCATTGAGCGAGATTAAAAATAAAAATAAATATATCAGCGCGATCGGAGAGCTTATTGATCAACAACTGCATCAAATTTATCATTTATGGCCAAGCAATTACATTGCTTTTGATTTGATGCATGGAGCAAGCGAGTTTACAGAATATTATTCTGAAAGTGATGTTAATGCTTTTATTAAACATCGGGATCAACAGTTAGAGCCATTCGGAGAGATAAAAGAAAAACTTTACCCATTCTTTTATGCGATATATGCCAATCCGGTGAAAAACTTTAAAGCTGTACTATAA
- a CDS encoding dihydrolipoamide acetyltransferase family protein, translated as MARFELIMPQMGESIFEATVLGWLKAVGEDIEQDESLIEVATDKVDTEVPSTKSGKLLELLVQEGDVVKIGQVIAVLDVDEEGAEQSQISVEKQEVVVEDKNDLSVIPGLDMLQNEKPNEGEELKFDQSDRFYSPLVRNIAKEEGISNEELENITGTGRDNRVTKDDILGYLKSRKSGDNIQASPASVAVPKEKVSVSASDEIIEMDRMRKMIADRMLESKRISPHVTSFVEADVTEIVDWRKKNKDAFKKRHGENLTFTPIFVEAIAKALRDFPMINISVEGDRIIKKKDVNIGMAVALPNGNLIVPVIRKADELNLTGLAKSVNDLALRARSNKLTADDLSGGTYTMTNIGSFGNLSGTPIIMQPQVGILALGAIVKKPAVVETPQGDFIGIRHKMILSHSYDHRVVDGALGGMFVKRVAEYLEGFDVNQNI; from the coding sequence ATGGCAAGATTTGAATTAATAATGCCCCAAATGGGTGAAAGTATTTTTGAAGCAACTGTTCTTGGTTGGCTGAAAGCCGTTGGAGAAGATATTGAACAAGATGAATCATTGATCGAGGTCGCTACAGATAAAGTGGATACTGAAGTCCCATCGACAAAATCCGGCAAGTTATTGGAATTGCTTGTACAGGAAGGCGATGTTGTTAAAATTGGCCAAGTTATAGCTGTTTTGGATGTTGATGAGGAAGGCGCAGAGCAATCTCAAATTTCAGTCGAAAAACAGGAGGTAGTAGTAGAAGATAAAAATGATCTTTCAGTTATTCCAGGACTGGATATGCTTCAAAATGAGAAGCCTAATGAAGGTGAAGAATTGAAATTTGATCAGAGCGATAGATTTTATTCGCCTTTGGTAAGAAATATAGCTAAAGAAGAAGGAATCAGCAATGAGGAACTCGAGAATATCACTGGTACTGGCAGAGACAACCGCGTAACTAAAGATGATATCTTGGGTTATTTGAAATCAAGAAAATCAGGAGACAACATTCAAGCTAGCCCTGCAAGTGTAGCTGTGCCAAAAGAAAAAGTATCGGTTAGCGCTTCAGACGAGATCATTGAAATGGATCGAATGCGAAAAATGATTGCTGACAGAATGTTGGAGTCCAAGAGAATTTCACCGCATGTTACATCATTTGTGGAAGCTGATGTTACAGAAATTGTTGATTGGAGAAAGAAAAACAAGGATGCGTTTAAGAAAAGGCATGGTGAAAATCTTACATTTACGCCAATATTTGTTGAAGCTATAGCAAAAGCTTTGAGAGACTTCCCTATGATAAATATTTCAGTTGAAGGGGATAGGATCATCAAGAAAAAAGATGTTAACATTGGAATGGCTGTAGCCTTGCCAAATGGAAATTTGATAGTTCCTGTGATTAGGAAAGCAGACGAATTGAACTTGACTGGTTTGGCTAAGTCTGTCAATGATTTGGCTTTGAGAGCTAGATCGAATAAGTTGACTGCTGATGATTTGAGTGGAGGCACTTATACGATGACCAATATTGGGTCATTTGGCAATTTGTCAGGCACCCCTATCATAATGCAACCTCAAGTTGGAATATTAGCTCTTGGAGCAATAGTGAAGAAACCTGCTGTAGTGGAAACGCCTCAAGGGGATTTTATAGGAATTAGGCATAAGATGATTTTGTCGCACTCTTATGACCATAGAGTCGTGGATGGGGCTCTTGGTGGGATGTTTGTGAAGAGAGTTGCTGAATATTTGGAAGGTTTTGATGTGAATCAAAATATATAA